The Elusimicrobiota bacterium sequence AAAAGACCTTAAGACAGGGTATACTGCCAAGTATAACGCTGATATCCTGATTCCCAGTGCGAGTATTGTTAAAATACCTATTATGGCGGCGGTACTCCAAAAAGTTGAAGACCGGCAGTTGGAGATTGGGAGTTTGATTACGTTACAGCGTTCTGACCGCGTTGGAGGGTCAGGACGGTTAAAGTACAGCGGGGTGGGGAGTAAGTATACGGTAAGTTATCTTCTTCATGCGATGATTACCCAGAGTGATAATACTGCTACGCAAATGCTTACCCGCACACTGGGGTTTGAGTATCTCGAAAAATATTTTAAGTCACTGGGGTTGAATAATACGAATATGGTCCGCGGGATTATGGACCTCCGTGCGAGGAATCGCGGGATTGAAAATTATACTACGGCTAATGATATGGTTATCATCCTGGAAAAAATTTATCGTAAACAATGTAGCAGCGCTTTGTCGTGCGAGTATATGATAGACTTAATGAAACAACAGCATATTAATGACCGGCTAAACAGCGGGCTTCCAAAAGGATGGACGGTAGCGCATAAGACCGGCCTTATCCGCGGGGTATGCCATGATGTCGGGATAATATTTCATCCCCGTGGCGATTTTGTTATTGTTGTGTTACTTAATAAAGTTAATAATTATAAAACCGCAAAACGGTTTATCGGTACACTTGCACGGGTGGCGTTTAATTATTATGATAACGGGTACGAACTGCCGTTTTATACGTCAAGCGATAATTGATTGAAAAATTATTATGGTAAGATTTAAGTACAGCAAGTATGTGGAAGAAGGAAGTTAAGATGTCGTTATTAACAAAAAATGGTGCTATTATTACCGCAATTACAGCGTTATTGCTCGCTGGATGCCAGGTATCAACTTCGCAGGATTCTAAGGGTGTTACACAGAATGTAACCGCGAAAAAAGTTGAGCCCCAGCTTCCGCCGTTACCAACTGAGATACGGGGAATACATTTATCCGCATGGGCAGCGGGGACTGAGAAAACCCGGGCTTTAGTTGAAAAGTATATCGAAGGGACAGAAATTAACACCATAGTTATCGGTATTAAAGAGCATGAGGGTAAAGTATATATTCCGGGTGTTGCAACAGCTGATAAAATCGGGGCGTATCAGGAAACTGCACCGGATATCCAGGAGTATCTTAAGTATCTAAGAAGTAAAGGGGTTTATACTATCGCCAGGATTGTGGTGTTCAAAGATAAGTATTATTCCAAAAGTAACCCGAAGTATGCGGTAAAAACTCCGGCTGGGGAGGTTTGGACTGACCGCCGGGGTGTGTCGTGGTCTGATCCGTACCAAAAAGTTGTGTGGGATTATAATATTGAAATCGCAAAACGCGCGGTTGAGCTCGGGTTTAATGAAATACAGTGGGATTATATTCGGTTCCCGTCAGATGGGCCTACTAAACTTTGCAGGTATTCTTATGCTCAGCATAACTCGTCTTCATCAGCGTATGCGTTGGTAAACTTTCTTAAATATTCCCGGGAGCAGCTTGCTCCATTGGGGGCTAAAGTGTCAATCGACGTTTTTGGCCTTACCCCGAGTGTCCAGCATGACATGGGTATCGGCCAAAAAATTGTCCTAATGACAAATGAAGTGGATTATGTATCCCCGATGTGTTATCCGTCGCACTACGCTAAGGGCGAGTACGGGCTGCCGTATCCTAACGCTGAACCCTATAAGACTGTATACCGCAGTGTTAGCGACGGGATTGCAAGAATACCCACAGAAAAAATGAGGCCGTACCTCCAGGATTTTTCGATGGGCTATAAGTATGGCGCGTTTGAGATACGTTCGCAGATACAGGCAACCTACGAC is a genomic window containing:
- a CDS encoding serine hydrolase, with the translated sequence MTTDLTSVPKKILLTFLAIATVAGVAIHTVNFANNAAETEQEPVLSLDSWQSLADEFERKIERFDGQVGFVLKDLKTGYTAKYNADILIPSASIVKIPIMAAVLQKVEDRQLEIGSLITLQRSDRVGGSGRLKYSGVGSKYTVSYLLHAMITQSDNTATQMLTRTLGFEYLEKYFKSLGLNNTNMVRGIMDLRARNRGIENYTTANDMVIILEKIYRKQCSSALSCEYMIDLMKQQHINDRLNSGLPKGWTVAHKTGLIRGVCHDVGIIFHPRGDFVIVVLLNKVNNYKTAKRFIGTLARVAFNYYDNGYELPFYTSSDN
- a CDS encoding putative glycoside hydrolase — encoded protein: MSLLTKNGAIITAITALLLAGCQVSTSQDSKGVTQNVTAKKVEPQLPPLPTEIRGIHLSAWAAGTEKTRALVEKYIEGTEINTIVIGIKEHEGKVYIPGVATADKIGAYQETAPDIQEYLKYLRSKGVYTIARIVVFKDKYYSKSNPKYAVKTPAGEVWTDRRGVSWSDPYQKVVWDYNIEIAKRAVELGFNEIQWDYIRFPSDGPTKLCRYSYAQHNSSSSAYALVNFLKYSREQLAPLGAKVSIDVFGLTPSVQHDMGIGQKIVLMTNEVDYVSPMCYPSHYAKGEYGLPYPNAEPYKTVYRSVSDGIARIPTEKMRPYLQDFSMGYKYGAFEIRSQIQATYDAGVKSWLLWDPNCKYTQEAFCAKNADPVQCSSTTFRKMLNTRGLAYPEFKRKVTKKVVTQPSSAQVMKSTDIPPVLDEEKAK